The Methylopila sp. M107 genome contains the following window.
GCTTGAAGCGGCCGAGGAGCGCCCTGAGGCCGCCATGATCGGACCTGTATCCAACGCGGCTTCATGGCAGTCGGTGCCCGAGCTTTACGATAGCAACGGGAAATGGCGCATCAACACAATACCTACCGGTTATTGTATTGACGACGTAGCCCTGTTGGTCGAGGAGCTCGCTCCACGCGAGTTTCCGTACGCTCCCCTGCTAAACGGCTTCTGTACTCTGATCAAACGTCAAGCACTTGATGAGGTCGGGTATCTCGACGAGGCGACGTTTCCAGTCGGTTACGGCGAAGAGAACGATCTATGTGTCCGGATCTCAGGAGCCGGCTACAAGCTCGTGGTCGCCGATCACGTCTACGTCTATCATCGCAAGTCGGCGAGCTTCGGCCTTAAGCAACGCGACCAGCTGTCAAAACAGGGCACACGGAATTTCGCCAAAAAACATCCACACGTCGATCTCAAAGAGGTGCAACAGAGATTGGCCGAGATAAGTTCTCTAGCGATTCTGAGAAATAAACTGAGAGAAAAGCTGGACGCGTAGGATTTCGTTCTAGAAGGTTCCGTTTTATAGGCAAGATGATGGACGATCTGAAAGTTGCGTTTGTTCTTCCTGTCGCCGGTGGCAGCGGTGGCGCCAACTCTGTTGTTCAGGAAGCCGTTGGTATTGTACGGATCGGTGTGGCGGTCGGCGTGATCGTCGACACGAGGAACTACAGGTCTTTTCTGATCAACTATCCCGACGTAGAGCAGCGCGGCGTTACGGTGCTGCCCTTCGACAACGTCAGCGAACTGGCCGATCACATCGCGGCCTACGACATCGTGGTCGCAACGATCAACCGATCTGTCGCTGACATCGCGCGCGCCTGTGAGCGTATCAAGGCGGCGGGCGCGAAGGCGCCCCGCGTCGCCTATTATGTTCAGGACTACGAACCGCTGTTCTATCAACCTGGGTCGGAAGAATGGCGTCTGGCGCACGCCTCATATGCGCTCATCCCAGACGCAGTGCTCTTCGCTAAGACAAAATGGCTGCAAGACATTGTGTATTCAAATCATGGAATTCGCGTTTCGAAGGTGTTGCCTTCCATGAATCATGATATTTACTATCCTCAGGCGTCAGCCAAAAAAAACGCCTTAAGCATTGTGGCTATGGTTCGCGCCAAGACGCCCCGACGCGCACCTCATCGCACCATACGTATAATGGAAAAGCTTATTCTTGAGTTTGGCAGCAATAAAATCAATCTCACGATATTTGGAACGAACACGCGCGAACTCGCCGATGACGGATTTGTCCTTTCGCCAGGCATAAACAACAGGGGTCGCCTGAAGGCTCACGAAGTGCCGGCGCTGTTCCGCGGCGCGGACTTGTTCCTTGACCTCTCCGACTATCAGGCGTTCGGCCGAACCGGTCTCGAGGGGATGTGTTGTGGGGTCGTGCCTGTCCTGCCCATTCACGGCGGCGTGTCGGAATATGCCGAGCACGGCAAGAACGCCTATGTTGTCGACACTCGAAGCGACGAGCAGATCATGGGCGCGATCACGCATTACGCTGGGCTGAGCGACCGCGCCCGCAACGAGATGCGGGTCGAAGCGCTCGCAACAGGCGCGCGTTTCAGCGTTCATTCCGCCGCGATGTCCGAGTATCGACTTTTCGAAGAGATCTACCACGCCTGAGTCCCAATCGGGCTCGCCGTGGGGTGAGCCCGACGGCGCGCGCCATTCGCGATCCGATCATCAAGTTCCACCGGCCGCTCCCGCCGCTCGCTTATCTCCCGCTGATGATGATTTGGCTCGGGATCGGCGAGGCGTCGAAAACGTCGCTGATCTGTCTCTCCTATCTCGCGCCGGTCGCGCTGGCGGCGCGCGCCGGATCGCTCTCCGCATTGACCGACCAAATCAACGCCGCCCGCTCGCTCGGCGCGACCGGCGCGCCCTCATCAGCCGCGCCAGAGCGCGCCCTGAATGATGCGCGACAGGTCCTCGACCGCATAGGGCTTCTGCAAGAGTTCGAAGCCGTGCCGACCCTGCTGGGCGAGGACGTCGCTGTAGCCGCTCGTCAGGACGACGGACAGGCCGGGAAACCGCCGCCTGATCGTGTCGCCGAGCTCCACGCCGCCCATGCCGGGCATGACGATGTCGGAGAACACGACGTCGAACCTTTCGCCGTCCTCCTCGAGCAGGCGCAGCGCCTCCTCCCCGTTTGCGGCCCAGACGGTGTTGTAGCCGAGATCCTGAAGCAACTGCGTCGAGAACGAACCGACATCCGTGTTGTCCTCCACCACCAGCACCCATTGGCCCTGGCCGGCCGATCCGGAACCCGCTGGAGTGGATGAGGACGGCGCCTCGCCGGCGGCGGCCCCCGCCACGCGCGGCAGCAGGACCGTGAAGGTCGCGCCATGGCCGGGCTCGCTCTCGACCGACAGGTCGCCGCCCGACTGCTTGGCGAAGCCATAGGCCTGCGACAGCCCGAGGCCAGTGCCCTTGCCGACCTCCTTGGTGGTGAAGAACGGCTCGAAAATCAGGCCCATCTTGGAGAGTTCTATGCCCGTGCCGGTGTCCGAGATGGAAATCGCAACAAGCTCGCTTGACGAGCCTTGCGAACCGCCCGGCCCCGGCGCGGCGGGGACGGGCGCGACCCGGATGGTGAGCACCCCTTCGCCGTTCATGGCGTCGCGCGCATTGACCGCGAGGTTCACCAGCGCGGTCTCGAACTGGCTGATGTCGGCCTCGACGCGATAAGGGGCGTCGGGCAGATGCGCCACGATCTGGACCCTGCCGCCCACGATCGTCTGGAGCATGTCGGCGATCACCCGCACCTGCCGGCCGACGTCGAACACTTCCGGCAGAAGCGCCTGCCGCCGTGCGAAGGCCAGCAACTGGCCGGTGAGCTTCGCGGCGCGGTCCACCGTGGTGGCGATCGCGTCGACATAGCGCGTCCGCCGCGCGGCCGGCAGATCCTCGCGGCGCAGAAAGTCGACGGACGAGCGGATGATCGTCAGCAGATTGTTGAAGTCGTGCGCGACGCCGCCCGTCAGCTGGCCGACGGCC
Protein-coding sequences here:
- a CDS encoding glycosyltransferase family 4 protein, giving the protein MDDLKVAFVLPVAGGSGGANSVVQEAVGIVRIGVAVGVIVDTRNYRSFLINYPDVEQRGVTVLPFDNVSELADHIAAYDIVVATINRSVADIARACERIKAAGAKAPRVAYYVQDYEPLFYQPGSEEWRLAHASYALIPDAVLFAKTKWLQDIVYSNHGIRVSKVLPSMNHDIYYPQASAKKNALSIVAMVRAKTPRRAPHRTIRIMEKLILEFGSNKINLTIFGTNTRELADDGFVLSPGINNRGRLKAHEVPALFRGADLFLDLSDYQAFGRTGLEGMCCGVVPVLPIHGGVSEYAEHGKNAYVVDTRSDEQIMGAITHYAGLSDRARNEMRVEALATGARFSVHSAAMSEYRLFEEIYHA
- a CDS encoding PAS domain-containing protein encodes the protein MISSETSRLNFGRDPQADFTYEDVRAAVHPDDRARRDAAVERSIAEGSDYDIEYRIVWPDGDVRWIQIRGRPEYAPDGTPLRMSGVSLDITERRRAAEQLERLNATLESRVVEEVAERGKAEEALRQAQKMEAVGQLTGGVAHDFNNLLTIIRSSVDFLRREDLPAARRTRYVDAIATTVDRAAKLTGQLLAFARRQALLPEVFDVGRQVRVIADMLQTIVGGRVQIVAHLPDAPYRVEADISQFETALVNLAVNARDAMNGEGVLTIRVAPVPAAPGPGGSQGSSSELVAISISDTGTGIELSKMGLIFEPFFTTKEVGKGTGLGLSQAYGFAKQSGGDLSVESEPGHGATFTVLLPRVAGAAAGEAPSSSTPAGSGSAGQGQWVLVVEDNTDVGSFSTQLLQDLGYNTVWAANGEEALRLLEEDGERFDVVFSDIVMPGMGGVELGDTIRRRFPGLSVVLTSGYSDVLAQQGRHGFELLQKPYAVEDLSRIIQGALWRG